CCCACCCTCCGCCTTCCAACCTCTGTGGCTCCCCAGGAGGCCCCCCAATAACAGCACCAAGGATAAAGCTCAGGGATGGAAGGCATTTGGCCTACAAGGAGCTTGGTCTCCCAAGAGAATCGGCCAAACACAAGATTGTCTATATTCATCCCTTTGCCTCTTGCAGACACGATGAGGTGATCGTGACATACCTCTCCCCGGTATTCAATcgaatcaaaattttctttaatgGCATCTAAATTTGATGTGAAGGTTGCCCTGGTTGAGTTCATGGTGGATGTTTTGCCAGGAGCTTGTTCAAGAACTAGGTGTGTACGTTGTGTCGTTTGACAGGCCTGGTTATGGAGAAAGTGATCCCAATCCGAAGCGAAATGTGAAGAGTTTGGCCTTGGATGTAGAAGAGCTTGCTGATCAGTTGGAACTTGGGTCCAAGTTTTATGTTATTGGGTTTTCTATGGGAGGCCAGGCAGTGTGGGGCTGTCTCAAGTACATCCCTCACAGGTAAGCTGTAGCGCCTGTAGCCAAGTTTATGTAATTGGGTTTTCTGTGTAGTGCCTTTTTTTCCTTTCACCTTTCTTAACTTTCTCAAGCTGGAAATTTGATTACTGGTAGGCTAGCAGGAGCAGCATTGCTCACTCCAGTTGTCAACTACTGGTGGCCAGGCTTTCCTGCCAATTTATCTGAAGCAGTCTACAACCAACTACCCCTACAGGACCAGTGGTGCCTTCGTATCGTTCACTATGCTCCATGGCTCGCATACTGGTGGAACACCCAGAAATTGTTTCCTGCAAGTAGTGCTGTTAGCGGCAGTCCACGTATTTTCTCTCCTCGAGATATTGAACTTCTTCCCAAGTTAGCCGCAAGGAAAGCACATGAGGTACTTCGTCCTCTCCTATTTGATCAAGAAACAATAGACCAAACACTAGTAATGGCAAGATAATATGAATAAGACTCccacactcttgaacattctgcACAGCACATGCACGGTCTCTCAGCCGTAATTTCAGTAGAAAGAACTTTGCATTATACAGGCCCTGCTACTAATCTTTGAGTGTAAACCCTTTTTTTTCCTGTGACCAATGGTATCCAGGTCTCCCTTTTAGGGTTTGACCATACACAAGGTGATCCAAGCAAATACATACTGTTGAATAGAGTTGGCTGAGAGAGGGAGAGTTTTGTACAGGCAAGTGTATCAGTTTTTATTGTGGCGTGTATATCGATGAAAACAAGCCACATGATGAAAAAATCATTGGAAAATTTTGttatttcttcaaaatttttctaGTAAGAGCTTTTGAAACCCACTATCCGGGTTCTGACAAACTTGGCCAGCATGACTTTTGTAAGTGAATGGTAACATCATGCGAGTGAACTGGGGCTAAAATTTCCTAGTGATTGTTTTGGGTTATATAGGACACATTTTGCACAAATGCTTCATAATCTTTTGATCCTTCTAACAGTTACAGATTATCATTGGCCTCAGGGACATGCAATGCAACAAGGAGTGCTCGAGTCCATGAATCGAGACTTGATTATTGGATTTGGGAGCTGGGAATTTGACCCAATGGATCTCAAGAACCCTTTACCAAACAATGAGGGGTCTGTTCATGTATGGCAGGGAGACGATGATAGGCTTGTACCGGCCACATTGCAACGCCATATTGCTGGAAGGCTTCCATGGGTTCACTACCATGAGTTACCAGGTGCTGGACATCTTTTTCCATGTGCAGAAGGAGCAAGTGAAGCT
This region of Malania oleifera isolate guangnan ecotype guangnan chromosome 10, ASM2987363v1, whole genome shotgun sequence genomic DNA includes:
- the LOC131166093 gene encoding uncharacterized protein LOC131166093, which gives rise to MAEATRKVSAASARSHTRKSNTTSSSSSGMLRTITVVLFVGLLAWAYQVTHPPPSNLCGSPGGPPITAPRIKLRDGRHLAYKELGLPRESAKHKIVYIHPFASCRHDEVIVTYLSPELVQELGVYVVSFDRPGYGESDPNPKRNVKSLALDVEELADQLELGSKFYVIGFSMGGQAVWGCLKYIPHRLAGAALLTPVVNYWWPGFPANLSEAVYNQLPLQDQWCLRIVHYAPWLAYWWNTQKLFPASSAVSGSPRIFSPRDIELLPKLAARKAHEGHAMQQGVLESMNRDLIIGFGSWEFDPMDLKNPLPNNEGSVHVWQGDDDRLVPATLQRHIAGRLPWVHYHELPGAGHLFPCAEGASEAILKALLPGEK